A window of Blautia argi genomic DNA:
GGTCTGTTTCTTGCCTGTGACTCTTCTATTCGTCACAAAGCGGTCATGCGCGCAAACCTTTCTTCCACAGTTGCCGGAAATGAAGGGCTGTTTAATCTGGGACTGGTTGGGAACGGCGCTGTTTGCCTGGAATCTGCCTGTCCAAAGGAAGAGCTTGTGGAAATCACGCTGCAGGACGATGTTCTGAAGATTGACGGCAATATGGCAATTGCATGGAGTGGAAGTCTGGACTTTACGGTAGAACGCTCCGGAAAATCCCTCATTGGATCCGCAGCTTCAGGAGAAGGTCTTGTAAATGTGTACCGTGGCACAGGAAAGGTTCTGCTTGCACCGGTCGGAAATTAAACAATGACACCAACGAGAAAGGGAGGCTTTCCTCATGCATAAAATTTCCGGTTTTTCCGTGAAAAAGATTCTGAAAAAACATGGACTGCTGTTATTTATTCTTATATATGTTGGTTCCTTAACCATTCCCTATCTTCCGCATAAGAAGGTATCCGCGTCCTTTAAAAAACAGTTTTCTTCCAGAGAATTTTACAGTCCTGCTGTAGGAACAGAGCGAGTGGCCTATATTCCGGACAATACCGATGCTCTTTTATACCGTTTGAATATGATAAACAACGCCAAAAAAGAAATTATTCTTTCCACCTTTGATTTCAATGCAGACAAGGCAGGAAAAGATGTGATGGCAGCGCTTTATCATGCAGCAGACCGTGGTGTAAAAGTTCGGGTGATTGTGGACGGCTTCAGCGGTCTTCTGGATATGAAACTGCAAAGCCGGGAATGGTTTGAAGCCCTGGCGGCTCACGAAAATATACAGGTCAGAGTATATAATTCCATCAATCCTTTAAAGCCCTGGGATATGCAGGCAAGACTGCACGACAAATATGTCATCATTGATGAGCAGATGTATCTTCTGGGAGGCAGAAACACCATGAATCTTTTCCTGGGAGATTATTCCTCTTCCAAAAATATTGACCGGGAGCTTTTTGTATACGAAACCAGGGAAAATCCTGATTCCTCCCTTTCTCAGGTAAAAACATATTTTGAAAATATCTGGACATTATCAGACAGCAAAGATTTTGTGTGCAGAAGGGAAAGTGAAAAGGTACAGGACGCTGCCAAACAGTTGGAAAAACGCTTTGAAAAGCTGCAAACACTGTATCCTGAGGCTTATAAGCCCTGGAATTACGAAGGACGTACCTTTGAAACCAATAAGGTTTCCCTGCTGTGCAATCCCCTGAAGTCCGAAAACAAAGAGCCCTGGGTATGGTATTCTCTGCACCGGCTCATGTCTGAGGCAAAAAACGTAACTATTTACACGCCCTACATTATCTGCGGAAAAGAAATGTATCAGGATTTATTTCCATTAAAGGAGAAAAATATTCCTGTGGAAATTATTACCAATGATGTTGCCAGCGGCGCCAACCCCTGGGGTTGTACCGATTATTTAAACCAAAAAGAAAATATCCGCAAAACCGGAGTAACGGTCTATGAATTTATGGGAAAACACTCCTGCCACACCAAGGCTGTGCTTTTAGATGACCGCATGAGCATTGTAGGCTCTTACAATCTGGATATGCGAAGCACTTATCAGGATACAGAACTAATGCTTGCTGTAGATTCAAAGGAATTAAATGCCATGATACGAAAAGAAGCCGAAACAGATAAAACCTATAGTAAGGTCATGCAGGAAGACGGCACATACCAGTATGGAGAAAATTATAAGGCAAAAGAAATGAGTACCGGAAAGAAGCTATTTTACGGTGTTTTAAGAGTGCTGATTCTTCCCCTTCGGAGATTTTTGTAATTTTAGACTCCCAACACAGTCCATATCGTGTTGGGAGTTATATGATTTTTACTGAAATATTTTTTTCATTATGCCCTGTTCCATATCATCAATACTATAAACATGCTCCAAAAGTTTGTTTCATAATCTTATCCACCTTCGGTTAAACCTGTGCTTATCCTCTATACTTTTTCTCATCATATCGCCTCCCGCCTTAGTAGTTGCATATAATCACTTCTTCACCAACACGTTTTGATGCATCTGCATTGATAAAACGTTTTACACTGACTACATCCATTTTATACCCTTTCTTTCCATATAATTCATGAATAAATTCTGTATTCTGATTTGTCAACATACAAAAACAGCCTCTTGCTGTTAATTCATCAAATAAATCTGCAAGTCGCTTATGGCTTTCAACATCAAAGCCCTCTTTTGTATAAGATTCAAAGGATGTGGGATTCAATGGGGCATAAGGGCTGTCCAGGAAAACAAAATCTCCTGTATCTGCATTTTTACAAGCTTCCTCAAAGTCCCCTTCCATAATTGTTACACTTTTCAAGTATTTTGAAATTGCCTTAATCGAATCTGTATCTACGGATTTTCTTCTGCTATTATTATATGGAACATTAAATAAACCCTTCCCATTCACTCGATATACCCCATTAAAACAATGTTTATTCAAAAACACAAACAATGCCGCCATTTCAAGATCCAATTCTTCTTTCATTATTTTGTCATTGTACTGTTCTCTCAAGGAATAGAACTAAGTTTAATGCATTTCCTTCTCTTATGAATATTTTTGACTTTGAATTGCTTTGAAATTGGAGATTTTTTTCCGAAATAGAAACTGACTGCGGATTGATATCAACACCTACTGCATTCCGATTAAGCAGTTTTGCCTCAACAAGTGTCGTACCACTTCCTAAGAATTGATCCAAAATCCACTCTCCTGGATTTGAGTATCGTAATATTATATTTCTTGGAACATAGGGTGACCAATTACCTCTATATTTGCCTGAGTGTGTTGCCCAACTTCCCCTCTCTGGAAATGACCAGACTGTAATATCTAATCTTAATAGTATTCTCTACAAAAGTCCCCCTTCACTATACATGAATTAGTTTTGTATTTCCTGCATGTTATACTATTCATTTATAGTGAAAAGGGTGTTCCATGTATCTCTATTTCCCCTGCTCTGCAATTCTCTCCGCCAGATCATTCAGATACACCCAGCGGTCCATCTTTTCCTCCAGCTGTTCTTCTGCGTCTTCCTTTTCCTTCATCAGTTCATTCAGTCTTCCTGAATTTGTGGCATTTTTCATAATTTCTTCATCAAGCTTTGCAACTTTTTCTTCCAGTGCAGCAATATCATCGTCAATGGTTTCATATTCCCGCTGTTCTTTAAAGGTAAATTTCAGTTTTGTGCTGCGATTTTGTTTCCAGTCCTTATTTCCCTTTTTCTCTGTATTCTCCGCCTTTTTTTCCGCTCTGTCACTGACTTTTTCCTGTTGATTTCTATTCTTCGCTTCCAGATAATCCGTATAGCCGCCCTCATACTGACAGATTCCTCCCTGTCCGTCAAATTCCAGAATCCGGTCTGCCACATTATCCAGAAAATAACGGTCATGGGACACCGTAATCACAATCCCCTGGAAAGAATTCAGATAGTCTTCTAAGATTGTCATAGTCGGAATATCCAGATTGTTTCCAGCCTCGTCAAGCAGAAGCACATTAATGTTTTCACACAGGACTCCCAAAAGATATAATCTTCTCTTTTCCCCTCCGGAGAGCTTTCCGATTGGCGCATACTGCATATCCGGAGTAAACAAAAAGCGTTCCAGCATCTGGGAGGCGCTGATTTTGCCCTCTCTGGTGGTGATATATTCTCCAATCTCCTTCACATAGTCAATCACTCTCTGCTTTTCGTCCATGTGCTGCTCTTCCTGGGCAAAATATCCCATGCGAATGGTTTCTCCGATTTCAATGTTTCCGTTATCCGGCTGCACCAGTCCGGCAATCATTTTCATAAACGTAGATTTTCCGCAGCCGTTTGGTCCGATAATTCCCACCTTCTGGTTTCTGAGAAAAATGTAATTAAAATCTTCCACTATCTTCAAAGCATCAAAACTTTTGCTCACATGCCGTAACTCAATGGTCTTTTTTCCCATTCTGGTTTCCACAGAATCCAACTCCACAATCTGGTCTTTTACCGGTGCTGTCTGGTTCTTCAGATTTTCCAACCTCTCCAGTCTGGCTCTCTGCTTTGTGCTTCTGGCACGACAGCCTCGCTTTGCCCATTCCAGTTCCATTCTGAGTACAGATTGACGTTTCCGCTCAGAAGCCAGTTCCATCTCTTCTCTCTCTGCCTTCATTTCCAGGAATTTGGAATAATTGGCAACATAACTATACATCTGGCCATGGCTGATTTCCAGAATCCTGTTGGTCACCTTATCCAGAAAATAGCGGTCATGGGTTACCATAAGCACGGTTCCGCGAAATTCCCGTAAATAATCTTCCAGCCATGAAATCATCTCTGCGTCCAAATGGTTTGTAGGCTCGTCCAGCAAAAGCATATCAAAGTCTGATGCCAGCACCTTTGCAAGAGCGACCTTCCTTCTCTGTCCCCCGGAAAGATATTCCAGAGGGATATCATATTCCAGAATCCCCAGCTTATTTAAGTTGCTCTCTACTCTCCACTGCTGCTCACTGTCCTGCATATAAGATAAAATTGTGGCATTTTCAGGGAATACAGGATTCTGAGGCAGATACGCAATTCTTAAATTATTCTGTTTTACAATCTGCCCCTCATCTGGTTGTTCCAGTCCTGCCACCATTCGCAAAAGTGTGGTTTTTCCCGTACCGTTTATTCCGATGATGCCGATTTTATCACCCTCCTGGATTCCAAAAGAAGCCTGGTCAAAAATCACTTTTTCCCCGTATATTTTACTGATATTTTCTATATTTAAAATATTCATAAGAAATCTCCTTTGTATTATTGCTTCACCAGCTAATCATAAAGGATTTTTCTATATGCGTCAACTGCATAGTCTTTCACAGGAAACAGCTATGTGGAATAGTCTCAGCCTGCATTTTCTTTTGCCATAATAAGCAGTATAATGCGATATATTAATTCCTTCATTCGGATAAAGATGTTATTTTGTATTCATGCTTTCAAAATAATCCAAATGTATTTTTTCCTTTTTCTTCTTTTCCCGTTGCCAATCCTTCCATTAAATGCTATGGTATTATGGAAAATACTAATTCTATGGAGGAAAAACCTATGATAACATCTGTCCTTATCCTTTGTATCGGCTTTTTGCTGCTGGTAAAGGGTGCAGATATTTTTGTGGAAGGTGCGTCCTGTATTGCCAAAAGACTACACATTCCCTCTCTCATTATCGGACTTACTATTGTAGCGTTCGGTACCAGCGCCCCGGAACTGGCGGTCAGTGTCACTGCAGCCATAAAGGGCAGCAATGACATTGCCATTGGAAATGTGGTAGGTTCCAATATTTTTAATCTTCTGGTGGTCATTGGCATGAGCGCCATGATCTGCCCCTTATCCGTAAAGCAAAGCATGATAAAAAAGGACTACCCACTTTCGATTCTTGCTGTGCTTTTGCTGGATATCCTGATTTTAGACCGTGTATTTAAAGGCAGCGAAAAAATGACCCTTGGACGCACAGACGGTCTTTTACTGCTTTTGGGCTTTGCTGTTTTTATGTACCTTACCGTACAGGAAGGCTTAAAAAAA
This region includes:
- a CDS encoding phospholipase D family protein; this translates as MHKISGFSVKKILKKHGLLLFILIYVGSLTIPYLPHKKVSASFKKQFSSREFYSPAVGTERVAYIPDNTDALLYRLNMINNAKKEIILSTFDFNADKAGKDVMAALYHAADRGVKVRVIVDGFSGLLDMKLQSREWFEALAAHENIQVRVYNSINPLKPWDMQARLHDKYVIIDEQMYLLGGRNTMNLFLGDYSSSKNIDRELFVYETRENPDSSLSQVKTYFENIWTLSDSKDFVCRRESEKVQDAAKQLEKRFEKLQTLYPEAYKPWNYEGRTFETNKVSLLCNPLKSENKEPWVWYSLHRLMSEAKNVTIYTPYIICGKEMYQDLFPLKEKNIPVEIITNDVASGANPWGCTDYLNQKENIRKTGVTVYEFMGKHSCHTKAVLLDDRMSIVGSYNLDMRSTYQDTELMLAVDSKELNAMIRKEAETDKTYSKVMQEDGTYQYGENYKAKEMSTGKKLFYGVLRVLILPLRRFL
- a CDS encoding ABC-F family ATP-binding cassette domain-containing protein, which gives rise to MNILNIENISKIYGEKVIFDQASFGIQEGDKIGIIGINGTGKTTLLRMVAGLEQPDEGQIVKQNNLRIAYLPQNPVFPENATILSYMQDSEQQWRVESNLNKLGILEYDIPLEYLSGGQRRKVALAKVLASDFDMLLLDEPTNHLDAEMISWLEDYLREFRGTVLMVTHDRYFLDKVTNRILEISHGQMYSYVANYSKFLEMKAEREEMELASERKRQSVLRMELEWAKRGCRARSTKQRARLERLENLKNQTAPVKDQIVELDSVETRMGKKTIELRHVSKSFDALKIVEDFNYIFLRNQKVGIIGPNGCGKSTFMKMIAGLVQPDNGNIEIGETIRMGYFAQEEQHMDEKQRVIDYVKEIGEYITTREGKISASQMLERFLFTPDMQYAPIGKLSGGEKRRLYLLGVLCENINVLLLDEAGNNLDIPTMTILEDYLNSFQGIVITVSHDRYFLDNVADRILEFDGQGGICQYEGGYTDYLEAKNRNQQEKVSDRAEKKAENTEKKGNKDWKQNRSTKLKFTFKEQREYETIDDDIAALEEKVAKLDEEIMKNATNSGRLNELMKEKEDAEEQLEEKMDRWVYLNDLAERIAEQGK
- a CDS encoding TRM11 family SAM-dependent methyltransferase, with product MLLRLDITVWSFPERGSWATHSGKYRGNWSPYVPRNIILRYSNPGEWILDQFLGSGTTLVEAKLLNRNAVGVDINPQSVSISEKNLQFQSNSKSKIFIREGNALNLVLFLERTVQ